In Asanoa sp. WMMD1127, one genomic interval encodes:
- a CDS encoding arginine repressor, translating into MTAPVTRAARHARIVELIRAKSIRSQTELAELLAGDGLVVTQATLSRDLEELRAVKVRGADGPAVYVIPEDGHRPLRDAEAASARLIRLLRELLTGVDASGNIAVLRTPPGAAQYLASALDRTGLPEVVGTIAGDDTILVVSRDAMGGAALADKLSGWAGEPLEGSTTT; encoded by the coding sequence ATGACAGCCCCGGTGACGCGTGCGGCGCGGCATGCCCGGATCGTGGAGCTGATCCGGGCCAAGTCGATCCGGTCGCAGACCGAGCTCGCCGAACTGCTGGCGGGGGACGGCCTCGTGGTCACCCAGGCGACGCTCTCCCGCGACCTCGAGGAGCTGCGGGCGGTCAAGGTTCGCGGCGCCGACGGGCCGGCGGTCTACGTGATCCCGGAGGACGGGCACCGGCCGCTGCGCGACGCCGAGGCCGCCTCGGCCCGGCTGATCCGGCTGCTGCGCGAACTGCTCACCGGGGTCGACGCGAGCGGCAACATCGCCGTCCTGCGCACCCCACCGGGCGCCGCCCAGTATCTGGCCAGCGCGCTGGACCGGACCGGACTGCCCGAGGTCGTCGGCACCATCGCCGGCGACGACACCATCCTCGTCGTCTCGCGGGACGCCATGGGCGGCGCCGCCCTGGCCGACAAGCTTTCCGGCTGGGCCGGAGAACCACTCGAAGGGAGCACCACCACATGA
- the argF gene encoding ornithine carbamoyltransferase: protein MTRPRHFLRDDDLTPAEQSAVLDLAAEMKADRFKYRTLEGPRSVAVLFDKQSLRTRVSFAAGIAELGGNPIVVDSGGTHAGRGETAADTGRVLSRYVSAIVMRTFADSHLAEVASGASVPVVNALTDGFHPCQLLADLLTIRERCGGTQGRVLAYLGDAGNNMAHSYLLAGATAGMHVRISGPEAHLPDAAVLEKATQIAATTGGSVRTITDPYAAARGADVVATDTWTSMGQEDDGFDRMTPFLPYRIDADLIAEAAAHAVVLHCLPAHRGHEITDEVLDGQQSAVLDQAENRLHAQKALLAFLVEESA, encoded by the coding sequence ATGACCCGCCCCCGCCATTTCCTGCGAGACGACGACCTGACGCCGGCCGAGCAGTCGGCGGTGCTGGACCTGGCCGCCGAGATGAAGGCCGACCGGTTCAAGTACCGGACGCTGGAGGGCCCGCGTTCGGTCGCGGTGCTCTTCGATAAGCAGAGCCTGCGCACCCGGGTGTCGTTCGCCGCCGGCATCGCGGAGCTCGGCGGCAACCCGATCGTGGTGGACTCCGGCGGCACCCACGCCGGCCGCGGCGAGACCGCGGCGGACACCGGGCGGGTGCTGTCCCGCTACGTCTCCGCCATCGTCATGCGGACGTTCGCCGACAGCCACCTCGCCGAGGTCGCGTCGGGGGCGAGCGTGCCGGTCGTCAACGCGCTCACCGACGGCTTCCACCCGTGCCAGCTGCTGGCCGACCTGCTGACGATCCGCGAGCGCTGCGGTGGCACGCAGGGCCGGGTGCTGGCTTACCTGGGCGACGCGGGCAACAACATGGCGCACTCCTACCTGCTCGCCGGCGCGACCGCCGGCATGCACGTGCGGATCTCCGGCCCGGAGGCGCACCTGCCCGACGCCGCGGTGCTGGAGAAGGCGACCCAGATCGCGGCCACGACCGGCGGATCGGTGCGCACCATAACGGACCCGTACGCCGCGGCCCGCGGCGCCGACGTCGTCGCCACCGACACCTGGACCTCGATGGGCCAGGAGGACGACGGCTTCGACCGGATGACGCCGTTCCTGCCGTACCGGATCGACGCCGACCTGATCGCCGAGGCCGCCGCGCACGCGGTCGTGCTGCACTGCCTGCCGGCGCACCGCGGCCACGAGATCACCGACGAGGTGCTCGACGGCCAGCAGAGCGCGGTGCTCGACCAGGCCGAGAATCGCCTGCACGCCCAGAAGGCCCTGCTCGCCTTCCTGGTCGAGGAGTCGGCATGA
- a CDS encoding acetylornithine transaminase, with protein MTLVDRWQRSMMDNYGTPPLALVRGAGAVVTDEAGRSYVDLLGGIAVNALGHAHPAVVEAVTRQVGTLGHVSNLYVAEPPVALAELLLALAGRPGRVFFANSGAEANEAAFKLSRLTGRGHVVATVGGFHGRTMGALALTGQPAKVDPFRPLPGEVTHVPYGDSAALADAVTGDTAMVILEPIQGENGVVVPPPGYLAAAREITARHGALLVLDEVQTGIGRTGHWFAHQADGIEPDVITLAKGLGGGLPIGACVAFGAAGDLLGPGLHGTTFGGNPISCAAALAVIGTIANEGLLDSVKRVGERLRRGVEALGHPLVGEVRGAGLLLGIVLTEPVSADLATKLRDAGFLVNPIQPGVLRLAPPLILTADQADAFVSALAEVLP; from the coding sequence ATGACGCTGGTCGACCGCTGGCAGCGGTCCATGATGGACAACTACGGCACCCCGCCGCTGGCCCTCGTGCGCGGCGCGGGCGCGGTCGTCACCGACGAGGCCGGCCGGTCCTATGTCGACCTGCTGGGCGGCATCGCGGTCAACGCCCTCGGCCACGCCCACCCCGCGGTCGTCGAGGCCGTCACCCGCCAGGTCGGCACGCTCGGCCACGTCTCCAACCTCTACGTCGCCGAGCCGCCGGTCGCGCTGGCCGAGCTGCTGCTGGCGCTGGCCGGCCGCCCGGGCCGCGTGTTCTTCGCGAACTCCGGCGCCGAGGCCAACGAGGCCGCGTTCAAGCTCTCCCGGCTGACCGGGCGCGGTCACGTGGTGGCCACCGTGGGCGGTTTCCATGGCCGCACGATGGGCGCGCTCGCGCTGACCGGGCAACCGGCCAAGGTCGACCCGTTCCGCCCGCTGCCCGGCGAGGTCACCCACGTCCCCTACGGCGACAGCGCCGCGTTGGCCGACGCGGTCACCGGGGACACCGCGATGGTGATCCTGGAGCCGATCCAGGGCGAGAACGGCGTCGTCGTCCCGCCGCCGGGCTACCTGGCCGCGGCCCGGGAGATCACCGCGCGGCACGGCGCCCTGCTGGTGCTCGACGAGGTGCAGACCGGCATCGGTCGCACCGGCCACTGGTTCGCGCACCAGGCCGACGGCATCGAGCCCGACGTCATCACGCTGGCCAAGGGGCTCGGCGGCGGCCTGCCGATCGGCGCGTGCGTCGCCTTCGGCGCGGCCGGCGACCTGCTCGGCCCCGGCCTGCACGGCACGACGTTCGGCGGCAACCCCATCAGCTGCGCCGCCGCGCTCGCCGTGATCGGCACGATCGCCAACGAAGGCCTGCTCGACTCGGTCAAGCGGGTCGGCGAGCGGCTGCGCCGCGGCGTCGAGGCGCTCGGCCACCCCCTGGTCGGCGAGGTGCGCGGCGCGGGCCTGCTGCTCGGCATCGTGCTCACCGAGCCGGTCTCCGCCGACCTGGCCACCAAGCTGCGCGACGCCGGGTTCCTGGTCAACCCCATCCAGCCCGGCGTGCTCCGGCTGGCGCCACCCCTGATCCTGACCGCCGACCAGGCCGACGCGTTCGTCTCGGCCCTAGCCGAGGTGCTCCCATGA
- a CDS encoding family 10 glycosylhydrolase encodes MARRLGAALGAAALTLSLLAVVAPAPAAATGSSGAAGTATCVTDPAAPKRQFRAMWISSVVNIDWPTKASQTAPDVIAAQKAEYLGWLDLAERLNHTAVIVQVRPTADAFWPSPHEPWSEFLTGVRGQDPGWDPLAFVIDEAHKRNLEFHAWMNPYRVSMPDGAGVDINKLAPNHPVRQHPDWVVPYPINAAGARLYYNPGIPEVRAFVQTAMLDAVKRYDVDGVHFDDYFYPYPAANQDFADDATFAAYNRGFTDKADWRRDNINLLVQEFGTAVKAAKPWVKFGISPFGIWRNKTADPLGSDTAGSQSYDIISADTRKWVKEEWIDYIVPQIYWSMGFTVADYAKLVPWWSDVVSGTNVQLYIGEADYKIAANADTNWNDPREMTDHLAFAKGYNVSGHVHFSAVQVRANKLGATDIYAAEHYAHPALVPTMSHLPSKPLLFPVVTSASRDSAGVVTLRWKQPANGAGPFGKATSYAVYRFDGIRVPTACDRADATHLLDTVRAESFVDTTAQPGQRYTYVVTALDRLWNESPGLPTPVF; translated from the coding sequence ATGGCACGCAGACTCGGCGCGGCGTTGGGTGCCGCGGCGTTGACCCTTTCGTTGTTGGCCGTCGTGGCGCCCGCGCCGGCGGCGGCGACCGGCTCGTCGGGCGCGGCGGGCACGGCCACCTGCGTCACCGACCCGGCCGCGCCCAAGCGGCAGTTCCGGGCGATGTGGATCTCGTCGGTGGTCAACATCGACTGGCCGACCAAGGCGTCGCAGACCGCCCCTGACGTGATCGCGGCGCAGAAGGCCGAATACCTCGGCTGGCTCGACCTCGCCGAGCGGCTCAACCACACCGCCGTGATCGTGCAGGTCCGGCCGACCGCCGACGCGTTCTGGCCCTCACCGCACGAGCCGTGGTCGGAGTTCCTCACCGGCGTGCGGGGGCAGGACCCCGGCTGGGACCCGCTGGCCTTCGTGATCGACGAGGCGCACAAGCGCAACCTCGAGTTCCACGCCTGGATGAACCCCTACCGCGTCTCCATGCCGGACGGCGCCGGGGTCGACATCAACAAGCTCGCGCCCAACCACCCCGTGCGGCAGCACCCCGACTGGGTGGTGCCCTACCCGATCAATGCGGCCGGCGCGCGCCTCTACTACAACCCCGGCATCCCTGAGGTACGCGCGTTCGTGCAGACCGCGATGCTGGACGCGGTGAAGCGTTACGACGTCGACGGCGTGCACTTCGACGACTACTTCTACCCCTATCCGGCGGCCAACCAGGACTTCGCCGACGACGCGACGTTCGCCGCGTACAACCGGGGGTTCACCGACAAAGCCGACTGGCGGCGCGACAACATCAACCTGCTGGTCCAGGAGTTCGGCACGGCCGTGAAGGCGGCCAAGCCGTGGGTGAAGTTCGGCATCAGCCCGTTCGGCATCTGGCGCAACAAGACCGCCGACCCGCTCGGCTCCGACACGGCCGGCTCGCAGTCCTACGACATCATTTCCGCCGACACCCGCAAGTGGGTCAAGGAGGAGTGGATCGACTACATCGTGCCGCAGATCTACTGGAGCATGGGCTTCACGGTGGCCGACTACGCGAAGCTGGTCCCGTGGTGGTCCGATGTGGTCAGTGGCACCAACGTGCAGCTCTACATCGGTGAGGCCGACTACAAGATCGCGGCCAACGCCGACACCAACTGGAACGACCCGCGGGAGATGACCGACCACCTGGCGTTCGCCAAGGGCTACAACGTCTCCGGGCACGTGCACTTCAGCGCGGTCCAGGTGCGGGCCAACAAGCTGGGCGCGACCGACATCTACGCGGCCGAGCACTACGCCCACCCGGCGCTGGTGCCCACGATGAGCCACCTGCCGAGCAAGCCGCTGCTGTTCCCGGTCGTCACCTCCGCCAGCCGGGACTCCGCCGGCGTCGTCACGCTGCGCTGGAAGCAGCCGGCCAACGGGGCCGGGCCCTTCGGCAAGGCGACGTCGTACGCGGTCTACCGGTTCGACGGGATCCGGGTGCCGACCGCCTGTGACCGGGCCGACGCGACGCACCTGCTCGACACGGTCCGCGCCGAGTCCTTCGTGGACACGACAGCGCAGCCGGGTCAGCGCTACACCTACGTGGTGACCGCGCTCGACCGGCTGTGGAACGAGAGCCCGGGGTTGCCGACGCCGGTGTTCTAG
- a CDS encoding TetR/AcrR family transcriptional regulator, whose translation MTRTRLTAAERSEQLIEAAIVAFAKGGYAGTSTDDIARLAGVSQPYVIRLFGSKQALFITVIKHVSDRIQQAFRDAAPAEGAQLSDLGAGFDQLLAQRDMLPVLLHGFAAANADDEIGRVARRCYGDIYELVQRLTGATAAEGREFIAMGMLLTVLASMRVIGPDPVPQEPWMREMLSGFEHPHEKG comes from the coding sequence GTGACCCGCACCCGCCTGACCGCCGCCGAGCGCAGCGAACAGCTGATCGAGGCCGCGATAGTCGCGTTCGCCAAGGGCGGCTACGCCGGCACGAGCACCGACGACATCGCCCGCCTGGCCGGGGTGTCCCAGCCCTACGTGATCCGCCTGTTCGGCTCCAAGCAGGCCCTGTTCATCACGGTGATCAAGCACGTCAGCGACCGGATCCAGCAGGCCTTCCGGGACGCGGCGCCGGCCGAGGGCGCCCAGTTGTCCGACCTGGGCGCCGGCTTCGACCAGTTGCTGGCCCAGCGGGACATGCTGCCGGTGTTGCTGCACGGCTTCGCCGCCGCCAACGCCGACGACGAGATCGGCCGGGTGGCCCGCCGTTGCTACGGCGACATCTACGAGCTCGTGCAGCGGCTGACCGGCGCGACGGCGGCCGAGGGCCGCGAGTTCATCGCCATGGGCATGCTGCTCACCGTGCTGGCGTCGATGCGGGTGATCGGCCCCGACCCGGTCCCCCAGGAGCCGTGGATGCGCGAGATGCTCAGCGGCTTCGAACACCCGCACGAGAAAGGCTGA
- the argB gene encoding acetylglutamate kinase encodes MTASLSRDQTDAQTKAATLIEALPWLARFHGATVVVKYGGNAMVDPELQRAFAADMVFLRYAGLKPVVVHGGGPQISAMLGKLGIVSEFKGGLRVTTPEAMDVVRMVLVGQVGRELVGLINEYGPFAVGLSGEDARLFTAVRRPAFVDGEAVDVGQVGDVAEVDTSAVDDLIAAGRIPVISTVAPDADGVLHNLNADTAAAALAIALEARKLVVLTDVAGLYADWPDTDSLVSQITAPDLETLLPTLAAGMVPKMEACLRAVRGGVPAAHVVDGRVAHSTLLEVFTSEGFGTMVVNAS; translated from the coding sequence ATGACCGCATCCCTTTCCCGCGACCAGACCGACGCGCAAACGAAGGCCGCCACGCTGATCGAGGCGCTGCCGTGGCTGGCGCGGTTCCACGGCGCCACCGTCGTCGTCAAGTACGGCGGCAACGCGATGGTCGACCCGGAGCTCCAGCGGGCCTTCGCGGCCGACATGGTGTTCCTGCGCTACGCCGGGCTCAAGCCGGTCGTCGTGCACGGCGGCGGTCCGCAGATCTCGGCGATGCTGGGCAAGCTCGGCATCGTCTCCGAGTTCAAGGGCGGCCTGCGGGTCACCACGCCCGAGGCGATGGACGTCGTGCGGATGGTGCTGGTCGGCCAGGTCGGCCGGGAGCTGGTCGGTCTGATCAACGAGTACGGGCCGTTCGCGGTCGGGCTCTCCGGCGAGGACGCGCGGCTGTTCACCGCCGTGCGCCGTCCGGCGTTCGTCGACGGCGAGGCCGTGGACGTCGGGCAGGTCGGCGACGTGGCGGAGGTCGACACCTCGGCCGTCGACGATCTGATCGCGGCCGGCCGGATCCCGGTCATCTCGACCGTCGCGCCGGACGCCGACGGTGTGCTGCACAACCTCAACGCCGATACGGCCGCGGCCGCGCTGGCCATCGCCCTAGAGGCGCGCAAGCTGGTCGTGCTGACCGACGTGGCGGGCCTCTACGCCGACTGGCCCGACACCGACAGCCTGGTCTCCCAGATCACCGCCCCCGACCTCGAGACCCTGCTGCCGACGCTCGCCGCGGGCATGGTGCCGAAGATGGAGGCGTGCCTGCGCGCGGTGCGTGGCGGCGTGCCCGCCGCGCACGTGGTCGACGGTCGGGTCGCCCACTCCACGTTGCTCGAAGTGTTCACGTCGGAGGGTTTCGGAACCATGGTGGTGAACGCGTCATGA
- the argH gene encoding argininosuccinate lyase, with protein sequence MTDQSVSRTSLWGGRFAGGPAEALARLSVSVQFDWRLAPYDLAASRAHARVLAHAGLLDAEELGQMLAALDDLEAACASGAFRPTVDDEDVHTALERGLLERLGSLGGKLRAGRSRNDQVATDLRLYLRDHARGVAARLVELASALTEQAALHVETPAPGMTHVQHAQPVTFGHWLLAHVQPLLRDLDRLRDWDKRTAISPLGAGALAGSSLPLDPVVVAKELGFTTSAANSMDAVADRDFAAEFLFVTALAGVHLSRLGEEVVMWTSQEFGWVELDDAFATGSSIMPQKKNADIAELARGKSGRLVGGLVAVLTMLKGLPLTYDRDMQEDKEPVFDAVDTLELLLPALAGMISTMTVRTDRLTAAAPVGFTLATEVADWLVRRGVPFRDAHEVTGKLVSLCESRSCALDELSDEDLAKVSPLLTPEVRQVLSVESALASRTTPGSTGPGPVADQLASVQDKLEGWREWAAQRVVPR encoded by the coding sequence GTGACTGATCAGTCTGTTTCGCGCACGAGCCTGTGGGGCGGCCGGTTCGCCGGCGGCCCCGCGGAGGCCCTCGCCCGCCTGTCGGTGAGCGTCCAGTTCGACTGGCGGCTCGCCCCCTACGACCTGGCGGCGTCCCGGGCGCACGCCCGGGTGCTCGCGCACGCCGGGTTGCTCGACGCGGAGGAGCTGGGCCAGATGCTGGCCGCGCTCGACGACCTGGAGGCCGCCTGCGCCTCCGGGGCGTTCCGGCCGACGGTCGACGACGAGGACGTCCACACCGCGCTGGAGCGCGGCCTGCTGGAGCGGCTGGGCTCGCTCGGCGGCAAGCTGCGCGCCGGCCGGTCCCGCAACGACCAGGTCGCCACCGACCTGCGGCTCTATCTGCGCGATCACGCCCGCGGCGTGGCCGCCCGCCTGGTCGAGCTGGCTTCCGCGCTGACCGAGCAGGCCGCGCTGCACGTCGAGACGCCGGCGCCCGGCATGACCCACGTGCAGCACGCCCAGCCGGTCACCTTCGGGCACTGGCTGCTCGCGCACGTGCAGCCGCTGCTGCGCGACCTCGACCGGCTGCGCGACTGGGACAAGCGCACCGCGATCTCGCCGCTGGGCGCCGGCGCGTTGGCCGGCTCGTCGCTGCCGCTGGACCCGGTGGTCGTGGCCAAGGAGCTCGGTTTCACCACGTCGGCGGCCAACTCGATGGACGCCGTGGCCGACCGCGACTTCGCGGCCGAGTTCCTGTTCGTCACCGCGCTGGCCGGGGTGCACCTCTCCCGGCTCGGCGAGGAGGTGGTGATGTGGACGTCGCAGGAGTTCGGCTGGGTCGAGCTCGACGACGCGTTCGCCACCGGCTCGTCGATTATGCCGCAGAAGAAGAACGCGGACATCGCCGAGCTGGCCCGGGGCAAGTCCGGCCGGCTGGTCGGCGGCCTCGTCGCGGTGCTGACCATGCTCAAGGGCCTGCCGCTGACCTACGACCGCGACATGCAGGAGGACAAGGAGCCGGTCTTCGACGCGGTCGACACGCTGGAGCTGCTGCTGCCGGCACTGGCGGGGATGATCTCCACGATGACCGTGCGGACCGACCGGCTGACCGCCGCCGCGCCGGTCGGCTTCACGCTCGCCACCGAGGTCGCCGACTGGCTGGTCCGGCGGGGCGTGCCGTTCCGCGACGCGCACGAGGTGACCGGCAAGCTGGTGTCGCTGTGCGAGTCCCGCTCGTGCGCGCTGGACGAGCTCTCCGACGAGGACCTGGCCAAGGTCAGCCCGCTGCTGACGCCCGAGGTGCGGCAGGTGCTGTCGGTCGAGTCGGCGCTGGCGTCGCGCACGACGCCGGGCTCGACGGGCCCGGGCCCGGTGGCCGACCAGCTGGCGTCGGTGCAGGACAAGCTGGAGGGTTGGCGGGAGTGGGCCGCGCAGCGCGTCGTCCCGCGCTGA
- a CDS encoding DNA-3-methyladenine glycosylase: protein MRSVLAGPVETAARALLGCQLTAGGVTVRLTEVEAYAGTGEDPASHAHRGRTQRNAIMFGPAGFAYVYFTYGMHWCMNVVTGTSGVASAVLLRAGEVVSGLDAARVRRPAVRRDVDLARGPARLCAALGIDRSAYGLDLLSAASPVRLSWGPSSPPDEAVEVGPRVGVTGAHDLEWRFWISGDPTVSAYRRHVPRTRI from the coding sequence CTGAGGTCGGTGCTCGCCGGCCCGGTCGAGACCGCCGCGCGGGCCCTGCTCGGCTGCCAGCTGACGGCGGGTGGGGTCACCGTGCGGTTGACCGAGGTGGAGGCGTACGCGGGGACGGGTGAGGACCCGGCCTCGCACGCCCACCGCGGCCGGACGCAGCGCAACGCCATCATGTTCGGTCCGGCCGGGTTCGCCTACGTCTACTTCACCTACGGCATGCACTGGTGCATGAACGTGGTCACCGGAACCTCGGGCGTCGCCTCGGCGGTGCTGCTGCGGGCGGGCGAGGTGGTCTCCGGCCTGGACGCCGCCCGGGTCCGGCGCCCGGCGGTCCGGCGCGACGTGGACCTGGCCCGCGGGCCCGCCCGGCTCTGTGCGGCGCTGGGCATCGACCGCTCGGCGTACGGCCTGGACCTGCTCTCGGCGGCGAGCCCGGTGCGCCTGTCCTGGGGCCCGTCGTCGCCGCCGGACGAGGCGGTCGAAGTCGGGCCGCGGGTCGGCGTGACCGGCGCGCACGACCTGGAATGGCGGTTCTGGATCAGCGGCGACCCGACCGTGAGCGCCTACCGGCGACACGTACCCCGGACACGCATCTAA
- a CDS encoding PadR family transcriptional regulator: protein MTPVEGAERQTQLLRGALDRCMLALLAKEPAHGYELVRRLDEAGLDAGGYGTVYPLLTRMRRLGLVVDELQASPSGPRRKVYAVTPAGHRRLAVWRQQWQRFVTTVNATLADPPGGGHD from the coding sequence ATGACACCGGTCGAGGGCGCCGAGCGGCAGACGCAACTGCTGCGCGGCGCCCTCGACAGGTGCATGCTGGCGCTGCTGGCCAAGGAGCCGGCGCACGGCTACGAGCTGGTCCGTCGGCTCGACGAGGCGGGCCTCGACGCCGGCGGCTACGGCACGGTCTATCCGCTGCTGACCCGCATGCGCCGGCTCGGTCTGGTCGTCGACGAGCTCCAGGCCAGCCCGAGCGGGCCGCGCCGCAAGGTCTACGCGGTCACCCCGGCCGGCCACCGCCGGCTGGCGGTCTGGCGGCAGCAGTGGCAGCGGTTCGTCACCACCGTCAACGCGACCCTCGCCGACCCGCCCGGAGGCGGCCATGACTGA
- a CDS encoding argininosuccinate synthase: MTERVVLAYSGGLDTSVAIPYLAEKTGAEVIAVAVDVGQGGEDMNVIRQRAIDCGAVESEVVDARDEFAADYCLPAISANALYMDRYPLVSALSRPLIVKHLVTAARQHGGTIVSHGCTGKGNDQVRFEVGLGALAPDLKVVAPARDFAWTRDKAIAYAEEKGLPIDVTAKSPYSIDQNLWGRAVETGFLEDIWNGPIEDVYSYTSNPAEPRDPDEVVITFDGGVPVAIDGETVTPFQAIAELNRRAGAQGVGRLDMVEDRLVGIKSREVYEAPGAIALITAHQELEAVTVERDVARFKKSVDQRWAELAYDGLWFSPLKHALDAFIADTQKHVSGEVRLTLHGGRAVVTGRRSESSLYDFGMATYDTGDTFDQSLAKGFVQLWGLPSRMAAARDARLGGPSA, encoded by the coding sequence ATGACCGAGCGCGTCGTCCTCGCATATTCCGGAGGTCTCGACACCTCCGTCGCCATTCCGTACCTCGCCGAGAAGACCGGCGCCGAGGTGATCGCGGTCGCGGTCGACGTCGGCCAGGGCGGCGAGGACATGAACGTCATCCGCCAGCGGGCGATCGACTGCGGCGCGGTCGAGTCCGAGGTGGTCGACGCGCGTGACGAGTTCGCGGCCGACTACTGCCTGCCGGCGATCAGCGCCAACGCGCTCTACATGGACCGCTACCCGCTGGTCTCCGCGCTGTCCCGGCCGCTGATCGTCAAGCACCTCGTCACCGCCGCCCGCCAGCACGGCGGCACGATCGTGTCGCACGGCTGCACGGGCAAGGGCAACGACCAGGTGCGGTTCGAGGTCGGCCTCGGCGCGCTCGCGCCCGACCTCAAGGTGGTCGCCCCGGCCCGGGACTTCGCGTGGACCCGGGACAAGGCCATCGCGTACGCGGAGGAGAAGGGCCTGCCGATCGACGTGACGGCGAAGTCGCCGTACTCGATCGACCAGAACCTGTGGGGTCGCGCCGTCGAGACGGGCTTCCTCGAGGACATCTGGAACGGGCCGATCGAGGACGTCTACTCGTACACCTCGAACCCGGCCGAGCCGCGCGACCCCGACGAGGTCGTGATCACCTTCGACGGTGGCGTGCCGGTCGCGATCGACGGCGAGACCGTGACCCCGTTCCAGGCGATCGCCGAGCTCAACCGGCGGGCCGGCGCCCAGGGCGTGGGCCGGCTCGACATGGTCGAGGACCGGCTGGTGGGCATCAAGAGCCGCGAGGTGTACGAGGCGCCCGGCGCGATCGCCCTGATCACGGCGCACCAGGAGCTCGAGGCCGTCACGGTCGAGCGGGACGTGGCCCGGTTCAAGAAGAGCGTCGACCAGCGCTGGGCCGAGCTCGCGTACGACGGGCTCTGGTTCTCGCCGCTCAAGCACGCGCTGGACGCGTTCATCGCCGACACGCAGAAGCACGTCTCCGGCGAGGTCCGGCTGACGCTGCACGGCGGCCGCGCGGTGGTCACGGGCCGGCGCTCGGAGTCGTCGCTGTACGACTTCGGCATGGCCACCTACGACACCGGCGACACGTTCGACCAGTCGCTGGCCAAGGGCTTCGTGCAGCTGTGGGGCCTGCCGTCGCGCATGGCGGCCGCCCGGGATGCCCGGTTGGGCGGCCCGTCGGCGTGA
- a CDS encoding DHA2 family efflux MFS transporter permease subunit, which produces MATTATPVAAAPRGAPARSRSLAAVLIAVGVPMFMVTLDNLVVTTALPVIRTELGASLTDLSWFVNAYTLPFAALLLTAAAIGDRIGRRRLFVAGIALFTLASAACALATEPWMLTAARAVQGVGGAMVMPLSLTLLAAAVPERMRNAAIGIWGGISGLGVAVGPVVGGAVAEGLHWTWIFWLNVPIGVLAIVVARLVLTESHGGSRRLDPLGLVLVSLGMFGLIWGVVHGADDGWTSFGVLGTLLGGAALLVAFVAWERRAPAPMLPPRLFRSRGFSVVNVVAFLFSVGVFGSVFLLAQFFQVVQGLGPFGSGVRTLPWTAAPMVVAPIAGLLVGRVGSRALIVLGQVLLGAGLLWIALQSAVDVGFGSLVPAFVLAGIGMGLTFAPLSTVALASVDTGAQGVASGTLNMVREFGVAVGVAALASVFASQGSYGTPMSYVDGLVPAVLVGAAVVGGAALTGLLLPGRRQETTV; this is translated from the coding sequence ATGGCCACCACCGCCACACCAGTCGCAGCGGCGCCGCGGGGCGCGCCGGCGCGATCCCGGTCGCTGGCCGCGGTCCTGATCGCGGTCGGCGTGCCGATGTTCATGGTCACGCTGGACAACCTGGTCGTGACCACGGCGCTGCCGGTCATCCGGACCGAGCTCGGCGCGTCGCTCACCGACCTGTCCTGGTTCGTCAACGCCTACACGCTGCCGTTCGCGGCGCTGCTGCTCACGGCGGCCGCGATCGGCGACCGGATCGGCCGGCGGCGGCTCTTCGTCGCGGGCATCGCGCTGTTCACGCTCGCCTCGGCCGCCTGTGCGCTGGCCACCGAGCCGTGGATGCTCACCGCCGCCCGCGCGGTCCAGGGTGTCGGCGGCGCGATGGTGATGCCCCTGTCCCTGACCCTGCTCGCGGCGGCCGTGCCCGAGCGCATGCGCAACGCCGCGATCGGCATCTGGGGCGGCATCAGCGGGCTCGGGGTCGCGGTCGGCCCGGTGGTCGGCGGCGCGGTGGCCGAGGGCCTGCACTGGACCTGGATCTTCTGGCTCAACGTGCCGATCGGCGTGCTGGCCATCGTCGTGGCGCGGCTGGTGCTGACCGAGTCCCACGGCGGCTCCCGCCGGCTCGACCCGCTCGGCCTCGTCCTCGTCTCGCTCGGCATGTTCGGCCTGATCTGGGGCGTCGTGCACGGCGCGGACGACGGCTGGACCTCGTTCGGGGTGCTCGGCACGCTGCTCGGCGGCGCCGCCCTGCTGGTCGCGTTCGTGGCCTGGGAGCGGCGGGCGCCCGCGCCGATGCTGCCGCCGCGGCTGTTCCGCTCGCGCGGCTTCTCGGTCGTCAACGTGGTCGCGTTCCTGTTCTCGGTCGGCGTCTTCGGCTCGGTCTTCCTGCTCGCGCAGTTCTTCCAGGTGGTCCAGGGGCTCGGGCCGTTCGGCTCCGGTGTCCGCACGCTGCCCTGGACGGCGGCGCCGATGGTGGTCGCGCCGATCGCGGGCCTGCTGGTCGGCCGGGTCGGCAGCCGGGCGCTGATCGTGCTCGGCCAGGTGCTGCTCGGCGCCGGCCTGCTCTGGATCGCACTGCAGTCCGCGGTCGACGTCGGCTTCGGCTCGCTGGTCCCGGCGTTCGTCCTCGCCGGCATCGGCATGGGCCTGACCTTCGCGCCGTTGAGCACGGTCGCGCTGGCCAGCGTCGACACCGGCGCGCAGGGCGTCGCGTCCGGGACGCTCAACATGGTCCGCGAGTTCGGCGTCGCGGTCGGCGTCGCCGCGCTGGCGTCGGTCTTCGCGAGCCAGGGCAGCTACGGCACACCCATGTCGTACGTGGACGGCCTCGTGCCCGCCGTCCTCGTCGGCGCCGCGGTGGTCGGCGGGGCGGCGCTCACCGGCCTCCTGCTCCCCGGCCGTCGCCAGGAGACCACTGTTTGA